A single Lolium perenne isolate Kyuss_39 chromosome 6, Kyuss_2.0, whole genome shotgun sequence DNA region contains:
- the LOC127307451 gene encoding UV-stimulated scaffold protein A homolog has product MPRATFSSGRPPSSSSAESGWNPSISSTVDTSIASLIERATSTTAPSVDPVLLRAIKSSARASDGAIRDAFRLLLSLMSKPHSHVRLLAFSIVDELFMRSKLFRSLLADALDGFVPLAVGFRSDDQLPPPAASASTLRKSAIQALERWHHLFGVHYRQLRLAVEYLKESARIQFPGIRAAVEARAAREARTQEILTAKVDQLRQDIASIKAEIRSTIQEIRNGLAIIRAEYEKFEGYADDDDEEQEVASLAMRSIRAASLMAGEWVPETKENEAVFDALREAYRLLMSKHFGTIQDWISVLIRVNLADNRFRDSALKELIDVKNEIRAVRGQCNDLGLDLDNVRRKKDIQEEDEDWEEGKIEVPSPARAESSADVAGSSKDTRKGKGVVCGVNSGDTDMPNAGNTSQEMDPERARLLAEAPLVSWSSVLDRWGSNGDAHVNQRGLELDSHWGRMDNDAVIPAAKIAELNVHHSVYKEEPVEILPCRAPLKKGGLCQRRDLKICPFHGPIIPRDSQGKPIGLNDGSSGAGGDPVEQSADICDAGGRIPIESNGSSDGEYTPEPSPSMTTNSNNDTGVMDGAHNLGKNTMDQLARQAIKNVRKRDMDEKAREKAQRVRIRQHNEDVLRQAAIASTPHSAAAYDQPSETLGRRGRRRGKTKEPTLASMLKKKVTTKDRIAERLLNARARDAATREASHNEDMTYREAFPNQWQ; this is encoded by the exons ATGCCTCGTGCGACATTCTCCTCCGgccggccgccgtcgtcgtcgtcggcggaGTCGGGCTGGAACCCCTCCATCTCGTCGACGGTGGATACGTCTATAGCGTCCCTCATCGAgcgcgccacctccaccaccgctccTTCCGTCGACCCCGTCCTCCTCCGCGCCATCAAGTCCTCGGCTCGCGCCTCCGATGGCGCCATCCGCGACGCCttccgcctcctcctctccctcaTGTCCAAGCCCCACTCCCAT GTGCGGCTCCTCGCCTTCAGCATCGTCGACGAGCTCTTCATGCGCTCCAAGCTCTTCCGCTCCCTCCTCGCCGACGCGCTCGACGGATTCGTCCCGCTAGCCGTTGGCTTCCGCAGCGACGACCAGCTCCCGCCGCCGGCTGCCTCCGCCAGCACGCTCCGCAAGTCCGCCATCCAGGCGCTCGAGCGCTGGCACCACCTCTTCGGCGTGCACTACCGCcagctccgcctcgccgtcgagtaCCTCAAGGAGTCCGCCCGTATCCAGTTCCCTGGCATCCGCGCAGCCGTCGAGGCTCGTGCGGCGCGGGAGGCACGCACGCAGGAGATCTTGACTGCCAAGGTTGACCAGCTGCGCCAGGACATTGCGTCCATAAAGGCTGAAATCCGATCCACCATCCAAGAGATCCGCAACGGGCTGGCGATCATCCGTGCCGAGTACGAGAAATTCGAGGGTTATGcggatgacgacgatgaggagcAGGAGGTTGCTTCGTTGGCGATGCGGAGTATCAGGGCAGCGTCGTTGATGGCCGGGGAATGGGTGCCTGAAACCAAGGAAAACGAGGCTGTTTTCGATGCGTTGAGGGAGGCGTACCGGCTCCTTATGTCAAAGCACTTTGGCACCATTCAGGATTGGATATCTGTGCTTATTAGAGTCAATCTTGCAGATAACCGGTTCAGAGATTCCGCGCTCAAGGAACTCATTGATGTTAAGAATGAAATACGCGCGGTAAGAGGCCAGTgcaatgaccttggtcttgatctTGATAATGTTCGTAGGAAGAAGGATATTCAGGAGGAGGATGAAGATTGGGAGGAGGGTAAGATTGAAGTTCCTAGTCCTGCTAGAGCTGAGAGCAGTGCAGATGTTGCAGGTTCCAGCAAGGACACTAGAAAGGGAAAGGGGGTGGTGTGCGGAGTGAACTCTGGTGACACTGACATGCCAAATGCTGGCAATACATCTCAGGAGATGGATCCAGAGAGAGCAAGGCTCCTTGCTGAAGCACCTTTGGTATCATGGAGCTCAGTCTTGGACCGGTGGGGTTCCAATGGGGATGCACATGTAAACCAGAGGGGGCTTGAGCTCGACAGCCATTGGGGAAGGATGGATAATGATGCTGTTATACCTGCAGCAAAGATTGCAGAGTTAAATGTTCACCATTCTGTTTATAAGGAAGAGCCGGTTGAGATCCTACCATGCCGTGCACCTCTGAAGAAAGGAGGTCTTTGCCAGAGAAGGGATCTCAAGATATGCCCTTTTCATGGACCCATCATCCCACGTGATTCACAAGGAAAGCCAATTGGTCTAAATGATGGCAGTTCTGGTGCAGGAGGTGATCCCGTTGAGCAGAGTGCTGACATCTGTGATGCAGGAGGAAGAATTCCGATTGAGTCAAATGGAAGCAGTGATGGTGAATATACGCCGGAGCCCTCTCCTTCAATGACTACAAACAGTAACAATGACACTGGCGTCATGGATGGAGCTCATAATCTTGGTAAAAATACAATGGATCAGCTGGCGAGGCAAGCAATTAAGAATGTTCGGAAAAGGGACATGGATGAGAAAGCGCGTGAAAAAGCCCAACGTGTGAGAATCCGTCAGCATAATGAAGATGTTCTGCGACAAGCCGCTATTGCTTCAACTCCCCACTCAGCGGCAGCATATGACCAACCTTCTGAAACACTGGGCCGACGGGGTCGACGGCGAGGTAAAACAAAGGAACCCACACTAGCATCGATGCTGAAGAAAAAAGTTACCACAAAAGATAGGATTGCAGAGAGGCTCCTAAATGCTCGAGCTAGGGATGCAGCCACAAGAGAAGCTTCTCATAATGAGGATATGACCTACAGGGAAGCATTCCCGAATCAGTGGCAATGA
- the LOC127307450 gene encoding ABC transporter B family member 11 gives MHRLFAFADRRDAVLMTVGAVAAMANGVAMPFLAFLVGDLVDAFGPAHRANVVHAVAKVSVRFVYLAIASGVAGFLQVSCWMVTGERQAARIRGLYLETILRQDISFFDVETSTGEVIERMSSDTVLIQDAIGEKVGKFLQLISTFLGGFIIAFSRGWLLSLVMLSSIPPVVASAAVMSLVLSKLSYRSQMAYAEAGKVVEQTIGSIRTVVSFTGERRAIDKYQEFLKISYRSTVHQGTAGGLGIGSLLLIVFCSYGLAVWYGARLIIEKGYTGGYIINVLMAIMTGAMALGQSSPCLTAFPSGQIAAHKMFATIYRKPEIDASDKGGIILDNFVGDVELKDVNFSYPARPEQRIFNGFSISIPTGTTVALVGESGSGKSTVISLVERFYDPQSGEVLLDGVNLKELNLSWIRQKIGLVSQEPILFTTTIGENIGYGKRGASEEEIRSAIVLANAAKFIDKLPNGLDTMVGEHGTQLSGGQKQRIAIARAILKNPSILLLDEATSALDAESERVVQDALNNIMVNRTTIIVAHRLSTVKNADTISVLHRGQLVEQGPHAELIKDSNGAYSQLLRLQEVNTDRKGSHGDDSNRLQSAPDTANSASQHSSINPSLERSMSRYSAQGGSRRNSQTFSLNEHVTERVDDVKSEKNVIRRLLYLHKPEIPILLLGCTAAAANGAILPVFGMLLSSAINTFYEPPQKLRKDSAFWAEIYVMLGVISILIIPMQYSLFNMAGGKLIERIRAISFTRVVYQEIGWFDDPLNSSGAIGSRLSGDAASIKSIAGDVLSLIVQSLSTSVVGIIIAMTANWQLALIVLCFLPCVIAQSYAQGRLMRGFGADAKEMYEQASTIASDAISNIRTVASFCAEEKIIESYRNKCEGPLTKGVRQGTISGVGYGFSFALLFCFYAVSFYVGACFVHNGTAEVGQVFKVFFSLTMMAVGVSQSSSLARDYSKVQDAAVSIFRIIDRVSKIDASSEVGRTLDTVEGNIELQHVSFKYPARTDVQIFRDLCLRIPSGKTVALVGESGSGKSTVIALIERFYDPDCGAIFLDGVDLKTLKLSWLRQQIGLVGQEPVLFDDTIRANIAYGKNEQVSEEEIIAVAEAANAHRFISSLPHGYDTSVGERGVQLSGGQKQRIAIARAILKDPKLLLLDEATSALDAESERIVQEALDRVTVGRTTVVVAHRLSTITAADKIAVIKNGVVAEEGRHEQLLRLPGGAYASLVALQSSSS, from the exons ATGCACCGGCTCTTCGCGTTCGCGGACCGGCGGGACGCGGTGCTCATGACGGTCGGCGCCGTGGCGGCCATGGCCAACGGCGTCGCGATGCCGTTCCTCGCCTTCCTCGTCGGCGATCTCGTCGACGCGTTCGGCCCCGCCCACCGCGCCAATGTCGTCCACGCCGTCGCCAAG GTTTCTGTCAGATTTGTGTACCTAGCAATAGCTTCTGGAGTAGCAGGGTTTCTTC AGGTGTCATGCTGGATGGTGACTGGTGAAAGGCAGGCTGCACGCATCCGAGGGCTGTACCTTGAGACTATACTTAGACAAGATATATCATTTTTTGACGTGGAGACGTCAACTGGAGAAGTTATTGAAAGGATGTCTAGTGACACAGTGTTAATTCAAGATGCCATTGGAGAAAAG GTGGGCAAGTTTCTCCAACTGATATCAACGTTTCTTGGTGGTTTTATCATTGCATTTTCAAGAGGCTGGCTTCTGTCCCTAGTAATGTTGTCAAGTATTCCTCCTGTTGTAGCATCAGCTGCAGTCATGTCGCTTGTCCTGTCAAAGTTATCATACCGTTCCCAGATGGCCTATGCCGAAGCAGGGAAAGTCGTTGAACAAACAATAGGATCAATCAGAACG GTGGTATCTTTCACTGGGGAGAggagagcaattgacaaatatcaGGAGTTTTTAAAAATATCATACAGGTCAACAGTCCACCAGGGCACAGCCGGGGGCCTTGGAATTGGTTCCCTTTTGCTTATTGTTTTCTGCAGCTATGGATTAGCTGTATGGTATGGTGCAAGGTTGATTATTGAGAAGGGATATACTGGGGGATATATCATTAATGTATTGATGGCGATCATGACTGGTGCAAT GGCTCTTGGCCAATCTTCGCCATGCTTAACTGCTTTTCCATCAGGACAGATTGCCGCTCATAAAATGTTTGCAACAATTTATAGAAAACCTGAGATTGATGCCAGTGACAAGGGTGGCATTATACTGGACAACTTTGTTGGAGATGTTGAGTTGAAAGATGTCAATTTCAGTTACCCTGCACGGCCTGAGCAACGTATCTTCAATGGCTTCTCTATTAGCATTCCAACTGGCACAACAGTGGCATTGGTTGGGGAGAGTGGAAGCGGGAAGTCTACTGTAATTAGCTTGGTAGAGAGATTCTATGATCCACAATCAGGTGAAGTACTTTTGGATGGTGTTAATCTGAAAGAGCTAAACCTTAGTTGGATAAGGCAGAAAATAGGGCTTGTTAGCCAAGAGCCTATTCTTTTCACAACCACTATAGGAGAAAATATAGGGTATGGAAAAAGAGGTGCATCAGAGGAAGAAATCAGGAGCGCAATTGTGCTGGCCAATGCTGCGAAGTTCATCGACAAGTTACCAAAT GGActtgatacaatggttggtgagcaTGGAACACAACTATCCGGCGGACAGAAACAGAGAATTGCAATTGCAAGAGCAATTTTGAAAAACCCCAGCATACTACTTCTTGATGAAGCTACAAGTGCACTTGATGCCGAGTCTGAACGTGTAGTTCAAGATGCACTTAATAATATCATGGTGAACAGAACCACAATAATTGTGGCGCATCGCCTGAGCACTGTCAAAAATGCTGATACAATATCGGTGCTGCATCGTGGACAGCTTGTAGAACAAG GACCGCATGCTGAGTTGATAAAAGATTCCAATGGAGCATACTCTCAACTTTTACGTCTTCAAGAGGTTAATACAGATAGGAAGGGATCTCATGGAGATGACTCCAACAGGTTACAATCAGCACCGGATACTGCAAATTCTGCAAGTCAACACAGCAGCATAAATCCATCACTTGAGAGATCTATGAGTAGATATTCGGCACAGGGTGGAAGCAGAAGGAACTCACAGACATTCTCATTGAATGAACACGTAACCGAAAGGGTTGATGATGTGAAGTCAGAGAAGAATGTAATCAGACGCCTGCTCTACCTTCATAAGCCTGAGATTCCAATTCTTCTCTTAGGATGCactgctgccgcagccaatggtgCTATACTTCCTGTGTTCGGTATGCTGCTTTCAAGTGCCATTAACACATTCTATGAACCACCCCAGAAATTGAGAAAAGATTCAGCGTTCTGGGCAGAGATCTATGTGATGTTGGGTGTCATCTCCATCCTTATCATCCCAATGCAATACTCTTTGTTCAACATGGCAGGTGGTAAACTTATCGAGCGCATACGTGCTATATCATTTACTCGGGTTGTTTACCAGGAAATAGGATGGTTCGATGACCCGTTGAACAGCAG TGGCGCAATAGGCTCCAGGTTATCAGGGGATGCAGCGTCTATTAAGAGCATTGCTGGGGATGTCTTATCATTGATAGTGCAAAGCCTAAGCACTTCTGTTGTCGGTATTATAATAGCCATGACTGCAAACTGGCAACTAGCACTCATAGTATTGTGCTTCCTTCCTTGCGTGATTGCACAGAGTTACGCTCAAGGCAGGTTGATGAGGGGTTTTGGTGCTGACGCCAAG GAAATGTACGAACAAGCAAGCACAATTGCCAGTGATGCCATCAGTAACATCAGGACTGTTGCTTCATTTTGTGCAGAAGAGAAGATAATCGAAAGCTACCGAAACAAATGTGAAGGTCCTTTGACGAAAGGAGTTCGTCAAGGGACTATAAGTGGTGTGGGTTATGGATTCTCATTCGCGTTGCTCTTCTGTTTTTATGCTGTATCCTTTTACGTTGGAGCTTGCTTTGTACACAATGGGACAGCAGAAGTTGGGCAAGTCTTCAAG GTCTTCTTTTCTTTAACCATGATGGCTGTTGGAGTTTCGCAGTCGAGTTCGCTTGCTCGGGATTATAGCAAAGTGCAAGATGCAGCTGTTTCTATTTTCAGGATTATTGATAGGGTATCCAAGATTGACGCAAGCTCTGAGGTAGGAAGGACACTAGACACAGTGGAAGGGAATATAGAGTTGCAGCACGTGAGCTTCAAGTACCCTGCTCGGACTGACGTGCAAATTTTCAGAGATTTGTGCTTGAGGATACCATCTGGCAAG ACTGTGGCGCTTGTTGGGGAAAGCGGAAGTGGGAAATCGACGGTGATAGCCTTGATCGAGAGGTTCTACGATCCCGACTGTGGTGCCATCTTTCTAGACGGGGTTGATCTGAAGACCCTCAAGCTGAGCTGGCTCAGGCAGCAGATTGGTCTGGTAGGCCAAGAACCAGTCCTCTTCGACGACACCATCAGAGCAAACATCGCCTACGGCAAGAATGAGCAGGTATCCGAGGAAGAGATCATCGCCGTCGCCGAGGCCGCCAATGCCCACCGGTTCATCTCCTCCCTCCCACACGGGTATGACACGAGCGTCGGCGAGCGTGGGGTGCAGCTATCCGGCGGGCAGAAGCAGCGGATAGCCATCGCAAGGGCGATCCTCAAGGACCCCAAGCTGCTTCTGCTGGACGAGGCAACCAGCGCGCTGGACGCTGAGTCGGAGCGCATCGTGCAGGAGGCGCTGGACAGGGTGACTGTCGGAAGGACAACAGTGGTTGTGGCTCACCGGCTGTCGACCATCACCGCGGCCGACAAGATTGCAGTCATTAAGAATGGCGTGGTCGCCGAGGAAGGCCGGCACGAGCAGCTGCTGCGCCTGCCTGGTGGGGCCTATGCGTCCCTTGTTGCATTGCAGTCTAGCAGCTCGTGA